The Neoarius graeffei isolate fNeoGra1 chromosome 25, fNeoGra1.pri, whole genome shotgun sequence genome includes a region encoding these proteins:
- the smtna gene encoding smoothelin, producing the protein MAAVSAGPLTEEQLAAIQDEQVLNDMLDKATDLEERRMIRAAMRELLKKKREQRDRERAARQENLRQQGVGVGPKPANGPSSVQQHTHKTTQVKSASAAPAGFLPKTSGSVTCPPAAGVRVTRSSALGGPNTKDVKQMLLDWCRAKTEPYEGVNIQNFSSSWADGLAFCALVHRFFPEGFEYCTLDPYDRKANFEKAFRTAETLGGCPRLLDVDDLLRMREPDWKCVYTYIQEFYRCLVEKGLVKTKKKTP; encoded by the exons CTGGACAAGGCTACAGATTTAGAGGAAAGAAGAATGATCCGTGCTGCCATGAGAGAACTGCTGAAGAAAAAGCGGG AGCAGAGGGACCGAGAGCGTGCAGCACGGCAGGAGAACCTGCGCCAGCAGGGTGTGGGTGTGGGACCGAAACCAGCCAACGGCCCTAGCAGTGTTCAGCAGCACACACACA AAACAACTCAAGTGAAGTCTGCAAGTGCAGCGCCTGCAGGCTTTCTCCCTAAAACATCAGGAAG TGTGACTTGTCCTCCAGCTGCTGGAGTCAGAGTAACCCGAAGCTCGGCACTCGGCGGCCCAAACACAAAAGACGTGAAACAGATGCTGCTGGACTGGTGCAGAGCCAAGACCGAACCATACGAG GGTGTGAATATCCAGAATTTCTCCTCCAGTTGGGCTGACGGTCTTGCATTCTGCGCGCTGGTGCACCGATTTTTCCCTGAAGGTTTCGAGTACTGCACTCTGGACCCGTACGATCGCAAAGCCAACTTTGAGAAAGCCTTCAGAACTGCAGA gACATTGGGTGGCTGTCCTCGTCTGCTAGACGTTGATGATTTGCTGCGGATGCGAGAGCCAGACTggaagtgtgtgtacacttaCATCCAGGAGTTTTATCGCTGTTTAGTGGAGAAAGGACTCGTCAAGACCAAAAAGAAGACCCCTTAA